In Zonotrichia albicollis isolate bZonAlb1 chromosome 3, bZonAlb1.hap1, whole genome shotgun sequence, a single window of DNA contains:
- the LOC102065972 gene encoding pantetheinase, giving the protein MLPSQALLPAVLFALAALRALASDTFLAAVYEHAVILPHATQEPVPASDALALMNRNMDVLEGAIKEAAQQGAHIIVTPEDGIYGWRFTRESIYPYLEDIPDPAVNWIPCTDPSRFGPTPVQERLSCMARNNSIYVVANIGDKKLCDSSDPSCPKDGRYQYNTDVVFDAQGKLVARYHKYNLFRSETQFDYPKEPEAVTFETPFGKFGIFTCFDILFYEPAVVLVNKMQVDTVLFPTAWMNVLPFLTAIEFHSAWAMGMGVNLLSANTHNTTSAMTGSGLFTPEGPAAYHYDSATEEGRLLLAELSARPRLSPTYPPAVNWSLHATSIEKFPGENNTFSGAVRKDIFTFRELRHKDGNYTVCQGDLCCHLVYQMSNKRRDEVYVLGAFDGLHGSLIKYHWQICTLLKCPSTNLSTCGQPVETAQTKFDMFSLSGTFGTSYVFPEVLYSGVQLAPGEFEVLRDGRLKSKPGTSKPLITVTLFGRLYEKDQPHPLRISL; this is encoded by the exons ATGCTCCCTTCCCAGGCTCTCCTGCCCGCTGTGCTGTTCGCACTCGCAGCCCTTCGGGCCCTCGCCTCCGACACCTTCCTGGCAGCCGTCTACGAGCACGCCGTCATCCTGCCACATGCCACCCAGGAGCCCGTCCCTGCCAGCGATGCTTTGGCCCTGATGAACAGAAACATGGATGTCTTGGAAGGGGCCATCAAGGAAGCTGCCCAGCAG GGTGCCCACATCATTGTGACTCCTGAAGACGGCATCTATGGCTGGCGATTCACAAGAGAATCCATCTACCCCTACCTGGAGGATATCCCTGATCCAGCGGTGAATTGGATTCCCTGCACTGACCCCTCAAG ATTTGGTCCAACACCAGTGCAGGAACGACTCAGCTGCATGGCCAGAAATAACTCCATCTATGTGGTTGCAAATATCGGGGACAAGAAGCTGTGTGACTCCAGTGATCCCAGCTGCCCCAAGGACGGTCGGTACCAGTACAACACGGATGTCGTCTTTGACGCACAGGGCAAACTGGTGGCTCGCTACCATAAG TACAATCTGTTTAGAAGTGAAACTCAGTTTGATTATCCAAAAGAGCCAGAAGCTGTCACCTTTGAGACTCCTTTTGGGAAGTTTGGCATTTTCACTTGCTTTGACATCCTTTTCTATGAGCCTGCCGTGGTCCTGGTGAACAAGATGCAGGTGGACACCGTGCTCTTCCCAACAGCTTGGATGAATGTCCTGCCCTTTCTGACTGCAATTGAGTTTCACTCTGCTTGGGCTATGGGCATGGGTGTTAATTTACTTTCTGCAAATACTCATAACACCACCAGCGCAATGACAG GCAGTGGGCTGTTCACACCAGAGGGACCTGCTGCCTACCACTACGACAGTGCCACCGAGGAGGGACGTCTCCTGCTAGCAGAGTTGAGTGCACGCCCCCGTCTTTCCCCCACCTACCCCCCTGCTGTCAACTGGAGCTTGCATGCCACGAGCATCGAGAAGTTTCCTGGAGAAAACAACACTTTCTCGGGAGCTGTCCGGAAGGATATATTCACTTTCAGAGAACTCAGGCACAAGGATGGAAATTACACTGTTTGCCAAGGAGACCTTTGCTGTCATCTGGTCTACCAGATGTCAAACAAGAGGAGAGATGAAGTTTATGTCCTGGGTGCATTTGATGGTCTTCATGGCTCTCTCATAAAATACCATTGGCAG aTCTGCACTCTGCTCAAGTGCCCCAGCACAAACCTGAGCACATGTGGGCAGCCCGTGGAGACGGCTCAGACCAAGTTTGACATGTTCTCCCTCAGTGGCACGTTTGGCACCAGCTACGTCTTCCCAGAAGTGCTGTACAGCGGGGTGCAGCTGGCTCCTGGGGAGTTCGAG